A genomic stretch from Ureibacillus composti includes:
- the mnmG gene encoding tRNA uridine-5-carboxymethylaminomethyl(34) synthesis enzyme MnmG, which yields MPTQYEAGNYDVIVVGSGHAGVEAAYAAAKTGAKTLMLTINLELIAFMPCNPSVGGPAKGIVVREIDALGGLMGRVIDKTHIQMRMLNTGKGPAVRALRAQADKQLYQREMKRLLEEEPNLQIRQAMVDELIIEDDEVKGVITQVGAIYRAQAVILTTGTFLRGEIILGDLKYSSGPNNQQPSVKLADNLKELGFEIVRFKTGTPPRVNSRTIDYSKTEIQPGDDVPRAFSFETTEFITDQLPCWLTYTSQETHEIIEANLHLSPMFSGMIKGTGPRYCPSIEDKITRFADKPRHQIFLEPEGRETQEVYVQGFSTSLPEHVQRKMVASIPGLENAEIMRAGYAIEYDAVVPTQLWPTLETKRIKNLYTAGQINGTSGYEEAAGQGLMAGINAASKILGKEEIILKRSDAYIGVLIDDLVTKGTNEPYRLLTSRAEYRLLLRHDNADLRLTEIGYKIGMISEERFAKFKLKEEQVASEIARLREVIIKPNETTQAVIRSVGGTELKDGIRAADLLKRTEMHYDLVASLTPPDIELSEEVKEQIEIQLKYEGYIQKALNQVEKLHKMESKKIPENIDYDAISGLATEARQKLKQVRPLTIAQASRISGVNPADISILLVYIEQGKIARISNE from the coding sequence ATGCCAACACAATATGAGGCAGGTAATTATGATGTAATCGTCGTCGGCTCGGGTCACGCAGGTGTAGAAGCTGCTTACGCTGCAGCAAAAACTGGTGCAAAAACATTAATGCTGACAATTAACTTAGAATTAATTGCATTTATGCCATGTAATCCGTCAGTTGGTGGTCCAGCAAAAGGGATTGTCGTACGTGAGATTGACGCACTTGGCGGTTTAATGGGTCGTGTAATCGATAAAACACATATTCAAATGCGTATGTTAAATACAGGTAAAGGACCTGCTGTTCGGGCATTACGTGCACAAGCTGATAAGCAACTTTACCAACGTGAAATGAAGCGCTTATTAGAGGAAGAGCCAAACTTACAAATTCGTCAAGCAATGGTAGATGAATTAATTATTGAAGATGATGAAGTTAAAGGCGTTATTACCCAAGTTGGGGCTATTTATCGTGCGCAAGCAGTTATTTTAACAACAGGCACATTCTTGCGCGGCGAGATTATTCTTGGAGATTTAAAATATTCTTCAGGTCCAAATAACCAACAGCCTTCTGTCAAATTAGCAGATAACTTAAAAGAACTTGGATTTGAGATTGTACGCTTTAAGACAGGTACACCGCCACGTGTTAATAGTCGTACCATTGACTATTCTAAAACGGAAATTCAACCAGGTGATGACGTACCTCGTGCCTTCAGCTTTGAAACAACTGAATTTATCACAGATCAACTTCCTTGTTGGTTAACCTATACAAGCCAAGAAACACATGAAATTATTGAAGCAAACCTTCATTTATCACCAATGTTTTCTGGGATGATAAAAGGAACAGGTCCACGTTATTGTCCATCAATCGAAGATAAAATTACTCGCTTTGCGGATAAGCCACGTCACCAAATTTTCTTAGAGCCTGAAGGAAGAGAGACTCAAGAAGTATACGTACAGGGGTTCTCTACTAGCTTACCGGAACATGTACAACGAAAAATGGTTGCAAGTATTCCAGGACTAGAAAATGCGGAAATTATGCGTGCAGGTTATGCAATTGAGTATGATGCAGTTGTTCCGACACAACTTTGGCCGACACTCGAAACAAAACGAATCAAAAACCTTTATACTGCAGGTCAAATAAATGGTACTTCTGGTTATGAGGAAGCTGCGGGTCAAGGGCTTATGGCTGGAATAAATGCAGCGTCTAAAATTTTAGGGAAAGAAGAAATAATTTTAAAACGATCTGATGCTTATATCGGAGTGTTAATTGATGACCTTGTAACAAAAGGTACAAATGAGCCATACCGTTTATTAACATCACGTGCTGAATATCGTTTACTTCTTCGTCATGATAATGCAGATTTACGCCTAACAGAAATAGGCTACAAAATTGGGATGATCTCAGAGGAACGTTTTGCAAAGTTCAAATTAAAAGAAGAACAAGTTGCATCAGAAATTGCCCGTCTCCGTGAAGTCATTATTAAACCAAATGAAACAACTCAAGCAGTAATCCGATCTGTTGGTGGAACAGAATTAAAAGATGGTATCCGCGCGGCTGATTTATTGAAGCGTACTGAAATGCATTATGACTTAGTAGCATCTTTAACGCCTCCTGATATAGAGTTAAGTGAGGAAGTAAAAGAACAAATCGAAATACAATTAAAATATGAGGGCTATATTCAAAAGGCCTTAAATCAAGTTGAAAAGCTACACAAAATGGAGAGTAAGAAAATACCTGAAAATATTGATTATGATGCAATTTCAGGTTTGGCAACTGAAGCACGTCAAAAGCTTAAACAGGTTCGCCCGTTAACTATTGCACAAGCATCTCGTATTTCCGGTGTTAACCCTGCGGATATATCAATTTTACTTGTCTATATTGAGCAAGGGAAAATCGCACGTATAAGTAACGAATAA
- the rsmG gene encoding 16S rRNA (guanine(527)-N(7))-methyltransferase RsmG, with amino-acid sequence MNEQQFIEALKEKGIELTDTQIAQFKTYFELLVEWNEKMNLTAITDLEGVYLKHFYDSISASFYFDFSNVNSICDVGAGAGFPSLPIKICFPHLHVTIVDSLNKRITFLNHLSEQLKLENVNFVHSRAEEFGQNLKYREQFEVVTARAVARLSVLSELCIPLVKQGGYFVALKAAAGPEELKDAKKAITTLGASLKVDFYYNLPVEDSERTLYVFDKIKQTPKKYPRKPGVPNKTPIS; translated from the coding sequence ATGAACGAACAACAATTTATTGAGGCATTAAAAGAAAAGGGAATAGAGCTAACAGATACACAAATTGCACAGTTCAAAACTTACTTTGAACTATTAGTTGAATGGAATGAAAAAATGAACTTAACAGCAATTACAGATTTAGAAGGTGTATATCTAAAGCATTTCTATGATTCAATTAGTGCAAGTTTCTATTTTGACTTTTCCAACGTGAACTCTATTTGTGATGTGGGTGCAGGTGCGGGTTTCCCAAGTTTACCTATTAAGATTTGTTTTCCACATTTACATGTAACAATTGTAGATTCATTAAATAAACGTATTACATTTTTAAATCATTTAAGTGAACAGTTAAAATTAGAGAATGTCAATTTTGTCCATTCGAGAGCTGAAGAATTCGGTCAAAATTTAAAATATCGTGAACAGTTTGAAGTTGTTACAGCACGTGCAGTGGCTCGTCTATCGGTTCTGTCAGAGCTTTGTATACCGTTAGTAAAACAAGGTGGATACTTTGTTGCACTAAAAGCAGCTGCTGGCCCTGAGGAATTAAAAGATGCAAAAAAGGCAATTACAACCTTAGGAGCATCATTAAAAGTGGACTTTTACTATAATTTACCAGTGGAAGATAGTGAACGAACTCTTTATGTTTTTGATAAAATAAAACAAACGCCCAAAAAATATCCAAGAAAGCCGGGTGTCCCAAACAAAACACCGATTTCCTAG